The region TTCGCGCGTGATGGTAGGGGGATATCCCCCTACCAAACCACCCCCTTAAGTTGTTCCCTGCGGCAAGACCGACAGGGTGAAAACATTATTTAAATTATAACCCATGCTATAATAAATTAGCATTATGCTTTATTAAGACTGGCGGACACCGGTAATCGTTCGCCGGGAATACTCAAATAAGGGTTCTTCTAAGAAATATCAAGACCAAACCTCGACAAATTCGCCTTGACATCCTGTTTAAACAAAAAACTCTCCGAAATCACTTATCAAAGTTTCGCGAGAGTAAATTTATTTTCCGCTGATTGTCGCTTCCACGGCAATCCGTTTCAAATCCTTGCCGGGCGGCCAACAACTGACCAGCATCAATGAATTGCCCATGACCGTGGGATCGGGTACGCCCGCTTGCGGAGCGACGACGCGCGTTTTTACCACATGGTAATAGCGGGTTTCAAAGTTATAGGTAACCACCACCATATCTCCTTTTTTGAGATCGCCCAGTTTGCTGAAAACCCAGTCGTATTTGATTTTTGGCCAGCCCGTAGGCGCGCTATGTCCAAGAATTACGGTTTGGCCGGCTTGACCGAACGGCACGGATCCCGGATACAATACTACCCCGGAATCAAGCAAGCCGCGGATCACATCGTTATTGTTTGTTTGCGCCGTAATTATCGGCGCGGTGATATTGATCGCGGGAATAGTAATCATATCGCGCCGTTCCGTCACCGGAGTTACCCGCTGTTCCGTTGTTGTCCCGTTGTTTTTTTGTGATGATTCCAAAGGAACGGTTTTGGCTCCGGCACCGGTATTTTCAACGGTTGTTTTTTTAACCGCCATCACATATGGTTTTGGAAAATATTGCGGAAACGCGTCCGAAACAATCTGGCGCCAAACTTCGCCATTGGCAATCCATGAGATATTGCTCCAAAACAGCGTCATCCCAACAAGAACCAGCAACAGTAAAACCGGCAGCCAAAACTGTCCGAAGTTTTTTTTCAATTTCGTTTTATTTTTTCCCATACCGGAACATTCAAATCACTGAATTAATAAATTGTGCGGAATGAGCGCGGCAATCAAACTTTGGTCCAATAACGCGAAAATACCCATTACCGCGATAAAACCAAAAGCTTTCAACAGCAAATCCGTATGATCGATATCGGCTTTCAACGCGAAATTAAGAAGCAACAAAACAATAACGAAAATCAGCAAACCGTAAATAAGGGCTTGTAGTATAGAAAAGTATTTTTCGGCAAAAAACAATACGGCTTTGAATTCCGCGGAATTGCGATCCGGCCGGGTTTCGCTGGCGATTCCCAGAACGCCGGTTTGCTTGGTTTGCGAATTGTTTTGTCCGTCTATTTCGCCCGAATTCGCGGAAGCCGCGGTTGCCGCCGCGTTTGTTTGAGTGTTTTTGCCGGCCAGAACATTGGCTTGCTTGGTTCCAAAAAGTTGAACCACGATCGTGGCGGGATTGCCTTGAAAATTCGCTTTCAAAACCGCGATGCCGATTTCTTTGTATTTGTTGTTGATGATATTGGCCTTATGGGTCGGTGAAGCGGTCCACGCGTCTTGCACTTCGTTTGATTCAAGAAAACCGATGGCCAAATTTTCTCCCGCGTATTTATAATTGTAACCGGCTTGGCCGAACCAGTGCCAAGGGCTGACTCCGGAGGGGCTGAAATGGTTAAAATAACCGTTTTTTTCCATATCGAGAGCTTTCATATAAGCCGCGTTGTTCAGGTCGCTGTTTTCGGTCAGCGCGGCCAGATTGTGTTTGGCCCGTTCGACATTCGCCAGTTCGACAAGGGAGGTTTTGGTAATGTCGGCATAGAACTGGTTATTCGGAAACGAATAAAGAAAAAGCGCGAATCCCGCTTTGAGCGTGACCGCCGCGACAAAGAAAACAAACAGGGTTTTGCCGGTGAATATCCGGGCGCGGTAATTGTTTTCTTCACAGGGTAAAAAAAATTTTCGCGCGCCGGATTTAAAACGCGCAACAATACGCTTTAATAATGCCATAGGCCGTATTTAATTCTTTTTATACTTCGTCAGCTTGCCACGGAGAACAAAAAGAATGAGGAGTTCTTAACAAAGCTCAAGTGATCTTGGAGAAAACATCTTCCGATTGCGGCGGGGTCAATGCCCCGACGCAAGAACCTAATTTATTGCGTTTAATTATTATACATCCATATGCCGCTTAAGCAAAACAAAACGCGGTCTGCCACCGCGTTTTGCCAAGATGATCTCGCACAGGCTGC is a window of Candidatus Nealsonbacteria bacterium DGGOD1a DNA encoding:
- a CDS encoding CAP domain-containing protein, encoding MALLKRIVARFKSGARKFFLPCEENNYRARIFTGKTLFVFFVAAVTLKAGFALFLYSFPNNQFYADITKTSLVELANVERAKHNLAALTENSDLNNAAYMKALDMEKNGYFNHFSPSGVSPWHWFGQAGYNYKYAGENLAIGFLESNEVQDAWTASPTHKANIINNKYKEIGIAVLKANFQGNPATIVVQLFGTKQANVLAGKNTQTNAAATAASANSGEIDGQNNSQTKQTGVLGIASETRPDRNSAEFKAVLFFAEKYFSILQALIYGLLIFVIVLLLLNFALKADIDHTDLLLKAFGFIAVMGIFALLDQSLIAALIPHNLLIQ
- a CDS encoding sortase; translation: MGKNKTKLKKNFGQFWLPVLLLLVLVGMTLFWSNISWIANGEVWRQIVSDAFPQYFPKPYVMAVKKTTVENTGAGAKTVPLESSQKNNGTTTEQRVTPVTERRDMITIPAINITAPIITAQTNNNDVIRGLLDSGVVLYPGSVPFGQAGQTVILGHSAPTGWPKIKYDWVFSKLGDLKKGDMVVVTYNFETRYYHVVKTRVVAPQAGVPDPTVMGNSLMLVSCWPPGKDLKRIAVEATISGK